The DNA window GAAAAGGGATTCTCCCAGAGCACACGAGTTCCGATAGGGCTAGGGCGTGAATGAACGAACGATTCACACAAGCATCACGGCCTagcaagctaagctagctaaaTAAGCTAGCAGCAATAAACTAGCAAGGGGGTCTCCTCCTCATGGCTCCAACCTCCACCGGCGGCTTCTACTCCTCGTCCCACTCGTCGACCTTGTAGGAGACGAGCGTGTCCACCTTGTGAATCTGCCATGGCAAGAACACGGCGCTGTAACGTCAGCAATCTGGGAGAGGcagcgaaaaaaaagaaacggagTCGATTCAGTGATATTCACCTTGGTGTCGAAGGAATGCAGCTTCACCATCTGTGGATTCTCGATGAGCTTGGCGTCGCTCTCCACCCAGGTGAAGGGCACCGCGACGTCCATGTCGGTGTACGCCAGCACGTCGAATATGCCTgcaaaatcaatcaatcaatcaatcaatcaatcgacgAATGCGGATGAGCTGGGAGGAATTGGGGGGGGAGAGCAGAGGCGATGAACACTGAACACTGAAGAAGTAGAGGTGGTGGTAATGGCGCTTACATGGCTCGTCGAGGCAGGGGAGGTAGGTGATGCAGGAGGCGACCTGGCGCATGATGGCCTGGATCTCCCTCATGATCTCCTTGTCGCTCTTCTCCTTGATGACACCCTTGTCGACCACCTCCGGGTCGGTCTGGATGCTGAAGTTCCACCGCTCCAGCACCTCGGAGGTGGCCTTGCTCATGATCACCAGCACGATCCTCTGCAGCTTCCCGGCCTCCAGCCACTCTGCGCGCGGCAACGCAGGAAACACAGGCAAGATcaatcagcagcagcaaaagaaaaagaaaaaagaaaccaaaTGGAGACAGGCAGGCTAGTGATCCGGTGAGTGAGGCCAGACGACCTGAGAGCTGGGTGTTGAGGTTGGCGATGAAGGTCTTCACCCCTTCGTCCTGCGTCAGCAGCATCGTGAGGCCGTACTTCTTCACCTTGGTGAAGCTCTCCTCCGGGTACACCCCGCGGTTGTACAGGATGCTGCGCCACGCACAAACCAAGAACACAAAACACCCCGGATCAGAAATTAACCCTGAATCTGCAGCAaccgttttttattttttttttctttcaaaggaAACCAGCATCAGCGCAGCGGCGGCCGTCGATCCTGGCACCCGCAACCGCGCGAAGCGCGCACCTGTTCGCGGCGTAGCCTGCCACACGAGAAAAGGCATTCGATCAAACACCTATCGGGCGCGCACACGCGTGAGAGGAGCCGAGggcgaaaaaaaatagaagaaacgGAAGCGGAGATAGCTTCTACCGAAGAACTCGctgacgatggcggcggagcCCCGCAGCGTGATGATGTCCTTGGACGCCGTCCTCGACGCCATCTCCTGATCCGCCTCACCTTCTTAACTCCTCTTGCCtcccgtgcggcggcggcggcggcggcggcggatggggggAGAGGAAAGAGGAAAGGGGGGAAAAGCCGGGCAAAGGCAACGGCTAGTGTGGAGCGGATCGGCTGCGGGCTGCGGCGCTTGGGAACTTGGGAGCGTTGTTTGTCGATGGGTCGTGTTGGGTCAGGTGCGGGGGAGAGAAGGTGTCGGCGTGCGGGTGGGTTTCGGGAGTTTTTAAAGGTGGGCCGGACCTGCGCTCCCAACGGTCGTGTGGGCGGTGGGCCAGTGGGCTTCGGTTGGCGCGATTCGCCCAAGCCGCGCGCTCTCTTCGAGTCCTTTACCTCTTGTTGATGATGAATTGTACTGGTACCAGTAGACTACTAGTAGAACCGTAGAAACACCATTTTCTTGGAGAAAATGCTCCGGTGGATgggtttttgaacttgttcGGACGGTTGGActttagggcagtcccaacccataacactgGACATAGTTtttataaactccacatcatcaagaaactattATTAGACACTACTTTTATAATgtaaacaccactattccatacttcaatttaatgctatttatctcacatgatgtcttggattttgtgtagaaaccatatctcatgcaagacatggtttccttctctttcctcgtTTATTTACTTGCTACATCATTTTTTGTCTTAGGTGGCAACTTATATAATATTATGGAcatcatcctagtcattgggttgggaatgccctTTGCTGCCAACAACCCCTATTTGCCCTCATATTCGCCCGTTTAGCGCAGTTCTAACTTACCAAACAATTTCGgtttcactaaaaaaaatagagtaaaactGGTTAGAGTGTTCTCGCAAAATGAGTGTCTTACCAAACGAGACATTTGTTTCTTACTGTTTTTCTAGGCTTATTCGGCCGAATTGTAAATCGAAAAGTTTATTCTTCACCAGACTAAAAAAATACGCTTATTCATTATATTATCAGagcatatcatttgattcacgGTTTGGAAAATTatgttttgaaaatacaaaaactTATACTGTAGTCCTTCCATCACGGCACAACAACTTTTTTCcatgtcttataatataaggtgtgtatgcatgcatgcacattaACTATCACCTCTTGGTCCTTTAAATTTGGTTTGTTTTAAACCATCTACCATCAAGCCCCCAATCACACTGCTTGCCTGTATGGATGTGATCTAACCAATGCGATAATCAAATTATTTCTCGGTCTTTTGCGTTAGAAGTGATTTAGCCTAACACCCATTTTGGCATGTAGGGAGTATTACTTAGACCACTCATTTTAGACatattttatcttaaaatattaaattaaccACTATAATCGGTTATATAATGGCGATAATAATATACTCAATAATCTAAATatagtttttaatatatttgtgaACTATGTGATTCTATACTAaaaactacccctatgccttAAAAGCCACTGACTAGCACTGCCATCCTGTTTGCCTTTTGTTTGAAAGTTAATTTGGATGTATTTAAAATTCAAGTAGGATTATATTGTTTCGGTAGAGATTATTTTTCAAGAGAAAGTTTCCTTTGATTTTGTTGGTGCAACCTTTTTTCTTTACAAAGGGAACTTTTCTAATGTTTGTTAGAAGTTTTGGTATATAGCtaacttttttatttctcttgtAGATTTTTTTCCTATGAAAAACCTTTATAGTTCTTTTGGTGAAAGTTCTATCAGGCCCTGCCATTTTTACTGGCACAGCTTAAGAAATGGAGCACTATGTTTGATTCATTGGCCAATGTATGCACGGTAATTTGTTAATGCATCGTATAGCAACCAATATATACAACTACCAGTTGTAGAGGAGATATCTCGTTTCAGTAACCGCCATTTTTTCACCAACCAAGTCACGTTTTAATAACATTCTAATCGAACATTTTCAATTTATAACTAAAACTAAACCAGAGGAAATGACTGTATTCTAGTACAAAATATACACGGATCAAATCACGTCTTATTAAGAAGGAATATTTCTCAGTACCGGTTCCCTTGCTCTAAATGATACTGTATCAACTATTCATAACACCGTTTATATGTTTCTTGATCAGCAGGACGAGAGATCTTCAACGGCTGATTATCATCGATCTTCTTTGGGAGGAAGCCTACCTTTGCCATTATCTTTTCGTGGGCCCAAATCCAGCAGCGGTCCAACGTTTCTCTCCACCCACAGGAACCTTCTGGAAACCCACGCCCTCTCTATCCCCTCTCCCAATCCAGCGACGTGGCCGCATCTCCCACCGTCCACTTCCCCCCTCCCGATTCAAACCAACGGCCCCGATCCCATCCTTGAGCCGCGGGCACAGAGCCCTGGATCCCCCGGCGGAGCCAGTTCTATATAAAGGCGAGGCCGCCCCACCTGGCACCACCCATTCCTCGCGTCGCATCGCACTTGTAGCTCTCGACCCCCGCATCTCATCCCTCCTCTCGCTTAGTTCAGATCGAAATCGCAAATGGGTAACTCCGCCATCTGATCCCGCTTCCTCCGATCTCGATCTGGTCTCCCCGTTCCCGTTCTGTTCTAGTGGAGtgatttttttgcaattttttctgactttttgcTGGTTGGTTTTTTGGCTTCTGCAGCGAAGATTAAGATCGGGATCAATGGTGAGTTGGACCTTCGTCTCCAGATCTGTGTTTTGTGCCGGTGTTTGCGGGGTTTTGGGGGTGGGTTTTGATTGTTGGATGTGGATTGTGTAGGGTTCGGGAGGATCGGGAGGCTCGTGGCCAGGGTGGCCCTGCAGAGCGACGAcgtcgagctcgtcgccgtcaaCGACCCCTTCATCACCACCGACTACATGGTAAACCCTCCTGCCTTTTGCTTTGATCTCGTTAGCTGCACAGATTTGTGGATAGATGCGAGGGGATGTTTGGTTTGTTTTAGATCTACTATTCCAGGGGCTAGTTTGTGGGTTTAGGTGTTAGGAGGTTACAGTCACAGTGTGCTCTTGACTGGCTTGAGCTTGACCCAGCGTATTGATCTGCATACGCGAGCGAGTTTTTTGTGGCTGCTTATCATATTGTTGTCCTAATTAGATCtgtgagtttggaatttggataTCAGTGTGTCGACCTGTCGATCAAATAGTCATTGATATGTCTTCAGATGCATTTGCACATGCAAAATCACAGATTGTGCCGGTTGCTTTAAAATTCCGCACAGCGATATGCTTTGCTGTGGTACTGGCTACTGAGATATGTTTGCCACATCCAGCTATTTGTTTCCAGTTTGTTTTGGTTTGATAATGGCCCTTCTTAAATATCTGTGATTTTCCTTTTCATCTGAAGTGTGAATCCAATCATCTAGACAATGCGgtgataacttttttttcaatttcctGCAGACATACATGTTCAAGTATGACACTGTGCACGGCCAGTGGAAGCATCATGAGGTTAAGGTGAAGGACTCCAAGACCCTTCTCTTCGGTGAGAAGGAGGTCACCGTGTTCGGCTGCAGGTTTGctgtttttttccctctctgCTGTTGTCTGATGATATCATGAGCAGTATACCATATCGCTCAACCTTAATTTCTCTGCGCAGGAACCCTGAGGAGATCCCATGGGGTGAGACTGGCGCTGAGTTTGTTGTGGAGTCCACTGGTGTTTTCACCGACAAGGACAAGGCCGCTGCTCACCTGAAGGTATTTTCTGCGAAACCCAACATGTCATTGTTTGATTGTGGTGTCATAACAATTCATATGAAGAATGATTCTCATGGTATCATATGTGTTTCAATATAGGGTGGTGCTAAGAAGGTCGTCATCTCTGCTCCCAGCAAGGATGCCCCCATGTTTGTTGTTGGTGTCAATGAGAAGGAGTACAAGCCTGACATCGACATTGTGTCCAATGCTAGCTGCACCACCAACTGCCTTGCTCCACTTGCCAAGGTTTGTTCCTCACTCATTTTCACTTGTCTACTGTTGCAAATTGTGTGGTGATGTTAAGAAATTGGTCACTACTACCATATGAAGCCTTGTCCTTATCAAATTGTCTGCCTGCAGGTTATCAATGACAGGTTTGGTATTGTTGAGGGTTTGATGACCACTGTCCATGCAATCACTGGTATGATCTTTGAAGTACCTGTGATGTTCTTCATTGTTGTGGCGTTGCTTAGCATTTCTTTGATGTAACACTGTGCTGTAATTCTTACAGCAACTCAGAAGACCGTTGATGGACCTTCGAGCAAGGACTGGAGGGGTGGAAGGGCTGCCAGTTTCAACATCATCCCTAGCAGCACTGGAGCTGCAAAGGTAAGCATGAGATTTAATATTATCCCATATGCTGAGGTCAGCCTCCATGATGATTTCTGTCTGTACATATAATATAGGTGCATTAGTTAGTAATGATTAGTCGCTCACTTAAGAGTCAACTCTTTGTTAACTTCACTCGAGTTGGTAGGCTCAACCTTTGTAGCATCAACAATGATTTGTTAAAGATCTCTTTGAATGCATTAGCATTTGGTGTACATGtcagacaaaatttttaaacacgTTTACTTATAATTGAAGTTAAAGCTACTGACTCCCTATCAGAGAAGGTTCAAAGTACATTATCCTGAAGCAACTGTACTAATTTGAACACAGTTTCTGCCTCCAAATGCTTCTTTGTTTGCATCATGTTTGTTACCTTCAGCATAATCTCTGGAAGTGCAACCGTATGCATCTAAGTtgtaaattcaaaatttgagatCATTATTTAAGAATTTTGTTTATAGTCTTTTTGCCTTTGTGCTAATCCTGTTTCGGGGAAATGTTTGTACATGTTTTAACTTTTGCTATAAAACTTGTTAGGCTGTCGGCAAGGTGCTTCCTGCTCTCAATGGAAAGTTGACTGGTATGGCTTTCCGTGTTCCAACCGTGGATGTCTCTGTTGTTGATTTGACTGTCAGGCTTGAGAAGCCAGCATCCTATGATCAGATTAAGGCAGCTATCAAGTAAGTGTAGCATAAATTTGAATTGCCCTTACAGAAAGTGAAGAGGCCAAAGTATTGGGTACCAGAACGTCATCTAAGACTAGCAATTGACTTTTGTTTGTTCTGTTTTCTAGGGAGGAGTCTGAGGGGAAACTCAAGGGTATTCTGGGTTACGTTGAGGAGGACCTTGTTTCCACAGACTTCCAGGGTGACAACAGGTGGAGATCTGTTTAAATTCGTCTTGTATTTGGATACTCGGTTACTCGAAGCCCCTGACCTCTTTTGCTCTGTGTAAACAGGTCAAGCATCTTTGATGCAAAGGCCGGTATTGCTCTCAATGACAACTTTGTTAAGCTTGTGTCTTGGTATGACAACGAATGGGGATACAGGTAATCATTTCTATGTGCATTAGAAAGCTATACTTGTTTTTTAGTTCATGGTTGTTTGGTTCATATCGCGTAGGCTAGCTCTCCATTAGAAAGCTATACTGGCTGTTTTGTTCATATCCTTGGAATTTTAACATGTTCTATGGTAGTTCTCTGAACTACATTACCTTGGTCAGGTTGAACCCTTGTTTTCTAATGTATTACTGGTTAGTTGCAGTTCTTAACACAAACTGGATCACACTCCATTGTGCCCTCTTTCTTTTGCTAGTTGGATTCAATATTAGAGAATTCTGCACTAGTATCTTTTTGCCATACTGTTCAAATAATTCGTACCAACTCCATTTTATTACTGTCCAAATAATTCGTACATTAACCCACTCCTTTTTATTTCAGCTCTCGCGTTGTTGACCTGATCCGTCACATGTACAACACCCAGTAAAAGATGGTCACTCTTTCGGAAGAAATGGAGTAGAGTGCTACTGAAAATAAGTCGGACCTTTTGCGAGCTACTCCAGTAGAGCTTCATTAGCTGTATGCTGCCTTTTGTTTTTGCTGGCTTTTCGCATGATGTTTTATTAAAACTCGGTGTAATGTTAATTTGTGTACTTCATCTCCGGCACTTTATAAAtcgtggtttttgaacttgAAAGTTCAAGTGGCATTAGACGAATAATTTCTTGAGGATTAGTTGGCTGCGCTGTTGATTGTAGATGCTTGGTTCATCATATCCATAGTTGTTGATATTCACGGCACGGGTTTGCTGAAAAAATGTCGCCTTTTTTTCTGCTTGATTTCAGTCGGATTCTTTCGCCTGATCGCTCAAGTGCTCGCTTGCTCTCTGCTCCGACTACATTGGCCCGCCGCCATGTACTCGGTTGCTCTTTTTTTACAGCCAAACGTGCGAAGTGTTTTCATCTCCTTTTTTAGAAAGGAGCCTGGG is part of the Oryza glaberrima chromosome 4, OglaRS2, whole genome shotgun sequence genome and encodes:
- the LOC127771193 gene encoding mitotic spindle checkpoint protein MAD2, whose product is MASRTASKDIITLRGSAAIVSEFFGYAANSILYNRGVYPEESFTKVKKYGLTMLLTQDEGVKTFIANLNTQLSEWLEAGKLQRIVLVIMSKATSEVLERWNFSIQTDPEVVDKGVIKEKSDKEIMREIQAIMRQVASCITYLPCLDEPCIFDVLAYTDMDVAVPFTWVESDAKLIENPQMVKLHSFDTKIHKVDTLVSYKVDEWDEE
- the LOC127769978 gene encoding glyceraldehyde-3-phosphate dehydrogenase 2, cytosolic is translated as MAKIKIGINGFGRIGRLVARVALQSDDVELVAVNDPFITTDYMTYMFKYDTVHGQWKHHEVKVKDSKTLLFGEKEVTVFGCRNPEEIPWGETGAEFVVESTGVFTDKDKAAAHLKGGAKKVVISAPSKDAPMFVVGVNEKEYKPDIDIVSNASCTTNCLAPLAKVINDRFGIVEGLMTTVHAITATQKTVDGPSSKDWRGGRAASFNIIPSSTGAAKAVGKVLPALNGKLTGMAFRVPTVDVSVVDLTVRLEKPASYDQIKAAIKEESEGKLKGILGYVEEDLVSTDFQGDNRSSIFDAKAGIALNDNFVKLVSWYDNEWGYSSRVVDLIRHMYNTQ